The genomic region ATTGGAACAAAAGTTGGAAAAAACCAGAATCAAGAGAATTGATGCTGGCTCGGTAGATGAATTAATTGATAAAGGAGAAGAGAAGGAATCTGTGCTTTCAAAAGAAAATCAGGATTCGATTATTGAACTTTTCAAAAGTGTGATCAATGATGATAAAATCATTGTTAAAGCAGAACCACATTCTCCTGATGATGCAGCTGTGGTTATTACTGAAGATGAGTTTATGCGCAGAATGGGTGAAATGTCGAAGTTGGGTGGAGGTATGCCTGGCATGGGTGCAATGCCCAGTATGTATAACCTGGTTGTTAATACCAATCATAGCTTAGCAAAGAAAATTGTTGATACTGCTGAAGAAGATGAGAAAAAGAAAATTGCTGGTCAATTAGTTGATTTAGCCCGTTTATCTAAAAATATTCTTAAAGGAAAGGATTTGAATGACTTTATTGAAAGAACAATGAAGTTCATTTAAATCATCAAAAATTAATATATTAAAACAGCTGTTAATTATTTTGTTAACGGCTGTTTTTGTTTTAGTTAGTAGCTTCTATCTAGAAAGTTAAATCTTTTTTTTTGCAATTATCTTGAACAGAATTTAAATGAGAAATAACAATTTCTTATTTTTGATTAATTAATTCTCAGACCCATTGTTGAAGAAATGGTGAAATAGGGTCTACTCAAAACATTATATGGTAAAACTACAAGGAAATTTGTCTAGCAAATTGCACGGTATATCTGAGAGTATATTTGCAACCATGTCGAGGCTGGCAAATGAGGAAAACGCAATCAATTTGTCACAAGGCTTTCCAGACTTTAATTGTCCAAAGGAATTAATTGCTCTGGTTAATAAATACATGAAAGAAGGGCACAATCAATATGCACCTATGCCCGGGTATATTGGTCTCAAAGAAAGAATTGTTGAGAAAGTTGAAAATTTATACGGAGCAAAATATGATGCTGATAAAGAAGTCATAATTACAGCTGGAGCTACACAAGCAATTTATACAGCAATTACTGCTATTATTAAGGAAAAGGATGAGGTCATTATTTTTGAACCGGCTTACGATTCCTATGTTCCTTCAATTTTACTTAGCAAGGGTGTTCCCAAATATGTTACCTTGAATGCACCTGATTACAAAATTAATTGGGATGAAGTAAAGCGATTGATTTCCTTCAAAACAAAAATGATCATATTAAATACTCCTCATAACCCTACAGGTAGTGTTTTGAACGATCAGGATATGAAGGAGTTGGAGAAGCTAGTTGCCAACCGAGATATTATCATTTTAAGTGATGAAGTATATGAGCATATCATTTTTGATGGGATGAAGCATGAAAGTATCAGCAAATATCCCAGCTTAATTGATAAAAGTTTTGTGATTTCATCTTTTGGAAAACCTATCATACTACTGGTTGGAAAATGGGCTATGTTTTGGCTCCTGAAAACTTGATGAAAGAGTTTAAAAAGGTTTTCCAATTTCTAATGTTCGCAGCAATAACCCCTATCCAGTATGCTTATGCCGACTTTATGTCGAATGAAAGTCATTATTTAGAATTGAATGATTTTTACCAAAAGAAACGTGATTTATTTGTTAAAGGCTTGGAGGGTTCAAGGTTTGAGATTATTCCTTGTCATGGCACTTATTTTCAATGCCTGAGCTACAAAGGGATTTCAGAAGAAGCCGATGTTGATTATGCCAAAACACTCACTATAAATAGTAAAGTTGCTTCTGTACCTATTTCTGTTTTTTATCACGATAAAATAGATCACAAAGTATTGCGCTTCTGTTTTGCAAAATCAGCAGATACAATTAAGAAAGCCACTGAAATTCTATGCAAAATTTAAAAATTGCTTTGGTGCAGGTCGATTTGGCCTGGGAAGATAAAGAAGCAAATCTTACAAAATTTGAACGCCTCATTAATCAGGATATTCCTTCAGGAATTGATTTGATTGTATTGCCTGAAATGTTTACAACAGCCTTTAGTATGAAACCGGAGGCTTTGGCAGAATCCATGGATGGACAAAGTGTCAATTGGCTTAAGGAGCAAGCAACAAAAAAGAATGCTGTTATAGTAGGTAGCTTAATCATTGAGGAGAATGGTCAGTATTTCAATCGTTTATTTTGGATACGCCCAGACCAGACTTTTGAAACTTATGACAAGCGACATTTGTTTACCATGGCTGGTGAGCATAATCATTATACAGCAGGGAACAAAAAACTGATTGTTGATTTTAAAGGCTGGAAATTCTGCCCACAAATATGTTTTGATTTACGTTTTCCTGCATGGAATAGAAACAATGAAGACTTCGATTGTTTCTTATTAGTAGCTAACTGGCCCGAAATACGCATCATGCATTGGACTCCACTTCACATAGCACGAGCAATCGAAAACCAATGTTATGTAGTTGCTGTAAATCGTATTGGGGACGATGCCTCTGGAAAAGCACACAATGGTATGAGTTTGGCCATTAATCCCATGGGCGAAATGCTTACAAGCTCAGAAAACAAAGAAGAAGTATTAATCCTCGATCTCAATTATGAGGAGCTTAGAAAAGTACGCGAAAAAATGCCTTTTTTGCAGGATAGGGATAGCTACAAAATTGTCTAGGCAGGACCACTATAACTGAATATTGATGATATTAAGTGAGTTCTAAGTAAAATTCAGTTTTTCAGCTATTCACCTTTTTACTTTGTAAATTCCTACCTGAAGCAAGCCAAGCATCGTGACTTAGAGTCTTTGTATAAAAATAGCCACTAAGACACAAAAACTCAAAGATTCACAAAAAATTATTTCATTATAACAATGTAATTCAATTACTTGCAAATACACTATTATACCCAACTCTAGTTAATAATGATTACTTAAAAATACGTTAAAGGGAAACTGATTTGTATAAAAACACTTAATCTACATCTCAGGCATCTCAAAATTGGTTACTTCATCTGTTAGCTTATAATCATATTCAGGATACTCAAACAAGGGAGGACGTGGTTCTGTTTCTCCAATAGAATAACCATAGATTCCATCATATTCACGTATGTTTTCACCCATTTCTTCTATTTGCTCAAGGTATTCCATTATAGGTTTGGACTCAATAATTTTGATTTTATCCATTTTTGAAACTATTGGGCTATGAGGTCGAGTTTGATCATAATCAAATTCCAAAATTCGTTTTCCATAACGAGTAATGCCAATGACACGATAGGTAAGACTTTTTCCTACACCGGGTAAATTTAAAACGTTTCTATCGGTGGCTAAAAAAGGGATGTTCAGATCCGACTTAATTGTCCTGATATTTTCCACCACATTTGCTGCATCTAGTGGTAATTTTTTAATTCGATCTAAAAAGGCTGCAGGAACATTGCCTATTACCTTTTCCTCAATTGCTTCCTGAACTGCACGTGCATTTGTAGCAAAATTATGTGAGTTTTCAAGGAAACCCTTTACTGAAAAAGTATAATAGGGGAGGACACCTATTTTATTTAAGGATTGACGAAGTTTGGCTGTATGCCCACGTCTCGAAGCAGCTGCAGTAAATACCAATTGGTTAACAACAACCCATCCTGCCGACAATAAACGCTGAACGGCTTCTTTTACTTCGGGTGTAATTTCCATTGCCGATTCAAAGTGTGTTTGAATAACAAATTGCTGGAAACCAATTTCAGCAGCCTTGGTTCTAAAATCAGCTAATATTTGAGTGAGTTCGGGAGTAATTCGCTGAGGTAAATACACAGGTAGACGAGTACCTAGCCTGATTTTTAGCATTTCAGCAAATTTCTTTCCTTCTTTGCGGAATTTATTGGCCTCTCTTTTACGTTCAGCCATGGCCAGAACTTCATCAAGAATTTGCTTCAAGCTCTTGTCAGAACTCATTAAAGCATCTCCACCTGTAATCAGAATGTCACGTAATTGAGAATCATCTTCCCAGTATTTGATAAGGTATTTAAGCCTCTCTGGCCATGTGCCTTTAGGTTTTAATTTTTCGAGATTGAAGTTCAAATTTCCATTCTGAAAATCAAACATTCGCTGACAAGAAACGCATAAACCACCGCAAGCACGTCCAACTGTATCAGGAATAAGAATGGAAACTTCAGGATATCTGCGGTGAACATTGTATTCGTTGGGTAATAACCAACCAGCAGCATTGGGTTTTCCTGGTAGCACCAGGTCTTCTTTTTCCCAAGCATTAATACCTCCGAATTCATCAACCAATTGCTCATTAATCATAATGTAATCACGAATAGTACGATCCGATTCGGCTGCAAAGCCATGAATACGGGTGTTAAGCAACGAAAGGTAGTAAGGATTGATGAAAATGGGAATTCCAACTTCCTCGGCAGATTTAAAGGCTTTTATTTTTTCCGGAGAAAGAGAATAGTCAAGCATTTCGTTTAATAAATCTGTGCTGCGTATGGCAAACCGCAGATGAAACAGCTTATCTTTCCACCATTCTTGTGCAACTGCCAGTTTTTCTTCCTGACTTAATCCTTTTTCAAAAAAGAATTTATTATCCTTAATCTCCTCCTTATCAATTTTTTTGATGAAAATTTTAAGTATTCGATCTCTATTGTGTTTACGAATAAGAACTAACTGAGGATCTAATCCACTGGGATGTCGTGTCATCCATTCTTTCACCTCTTCTTCAGTAGGTCTTTTTCTTTTGTTGATTCCCTGGAATTGTCTGAATAAATGAAGCATATCCTCGAAAAATGCAGGTTTTGCACCTCCAGTTCCTGTTTTAATAGCCATCCACAAAAGCTTAATAGGATCATTAAGTGTTTCCTTGCGAACCTTAATATTGGGATC from Bacteroidota bacterium harbors:
- a CDS encoding amidohydrolase → MQNLKIALVQVDLAWEDKEANLTKFERLINQDIPSGIDLIVLPEMFTTAFSMKPEALAESMDGQSVNWLKEQATKKNAVIVGSLIIEENGQYFNRLFWIRPDQTFETYDKRHLFTMAGEHNHYTAGNKKLIVDFKGWKFCPQICFDLRFPAWNRNNEDFDCFLLVANWPEIRIMHWTPLHIARAIENQCYVVAVNRIGDDASGKAHNGMSLAINPMGEMLTSSENKEEVLILDLNYEELRKVREKMPFLQDRDSYKIV
- a CDS encoding KamA family protein; its protein translation is MRISTEKKTKNTNHKHQNLDKVAINVKSFKILRKILKENPYLEELMVEARSREEAINAIRTWVLAYFESNPVAYSYFKGELTGQESLNLLEWRDIAAIRLMDYVENSGLKLKDPNIKVRKETLNDPIKLLWMAIKTGTGGAKPAFFEDMLHLFRQFQGINKRKRPTEEEVKEWMTRHPSGLDPQLVLIRKHNRDRILKIFIKKIDKEEIKDNKFFFEKGLSQEEKLAVAQEWWKDKLFHLRFAIRSTDLLNEMLDYSLSPEKIKAFKSAEEVGIPIFINPYYLSLLNTRIHGFAAESDRTIRDYIMINEQLVDEFGGINAWEKEDLVLPGKPNAAGWLLPNEYNVHRRYPEVSILIPDTVGRACGGLCVSCQRMFDFQNGNLNFNLEKLKPKGTWPERLKYLIKYWEDDSQLRDILITGGDALMSSDKSLKQILDEVLAMAERKREANKFRKEGKKFAEMLKIRLGTRLPVYLPQRITPELTQILADFRTKAAEIGFQQFVIQTHFESAMEITPEVKEAVQRLLSAGWVVVNQLVFTAAASRRGHTAKLRQSLNKIGVLPYYTFSVKGFLENSHNFATNARAVQEAIEEKVIGNVPAAFLDRIKKLPLDAANVVENIRTIKSDLNIPFLATDRNVLNLPGVGKSLTYRVIGITRYGKRILEFDYDQTRPHSPIVSKMDKIKIIESKPIMEYLEQIEEMGENIREYDGIYGYSIGETEPRPPLFEYPEYDYKLTDEVTNFEMPEM